In Triticum aestivum cultivar Chinese Spring chromosome 5B, IWGSC CS RefSeq v2.1, whole genome shotgun sequence, the following proteins share a genomic window:
- the LOC123115465 gene encoding uncharacterized protein, with translation MPSPLKRPSLGRLLAALRSPPRVPVQTGFPTALADLVVKNHARLRKPRKPRRPTTALALPQSPAETPVDVAEIPSLPSSPGPLSPVVVEGSSAPVARRLDAPKGAAFFRPRPELLALGGAVALALLAVLSEGAVAAFTIASLALLWMESASRRRRRSSRPAELPDSRGPAAVSPIREVEEAPGCSDSDKRSEGPSERRELVSGGEDPASPKSKARRSLRKMISKTLQKKPKAKDASASSEGGAEAVRTEAFVIPAPSLAEQTPSEASTESSPVSVETERRGLAAGKLPATALAVLCVAFFGRRRAANLG, from the coding sequence atgcccAGCCCGCTGAAGCGCCCCTCCCTCGGCCGCCTGCTCGCCGCCCTCCGGTCGCCGCCCCGCGTCCCGGTCCAGACCGGCTTCCCCACCGCCCTTGCCGACCTCGTCGTCAAGAACCATGCCCGCCTCAGGAAGCCCCGCAAGCCGCGCCGCCCCACCACCGCCCTGGCGCTGCCTCAGTCTCCGGCGGAGACACCGGTGGACGTAGCGGAGATTCCTTCGCTGCCGTCATCGCCCGGGCCTCTGTCGCCGGTGGTCGTGGAGGGCTCCTCGGCCCCGGTggcgcggcggctggacgcgcCCAAAGGCGCCGCCTTCTTCCGGCCCCGCCCGGAGCTCCTCGCGCTCGGCGGGGCCGTGGCGCTCGCGCTCCTCGCCGTGTTGAGCGAGGGGGCCGTCGCGGCCTTCACCATCGCCTCGCTGGCGCTGCTCTGGATGGAGTcggcctcccgccggcgccggcgctccTCGCGCCCGGCGGAGCTGCCCGATTCGCGCGGCCCCGCCGCCGTGTCGCCGATTCGGGAGGTGGAAGAAGCGCCCGGCTGCTCCGATTCCGACAAGAGGAGCGAGGGCCCCTCCGAGAGGCGCGAGCTCGTCTCCGGCGGTGAAGATCCGGCCAGCCCGAAGAGCAAAGCGAGGAGGTCGCTGAGGAAGATGATCTCCAAGACGCTGCAGAAGAAGCCCAAGGCGAAGGACGCCTCGGCCTCTAGCGAGGGCGGCGCGGAGGCAGTTAGAACCGAGGCCTTTGTAATTCCAGCCCCTTCCTTGGCCGAGCAGACGCCGTCGGAAGCAAGCACAGAGTCTTCGCCGGTGTCGGTGGAGACGGAAAGGCGAGGCCTCGCCGCCGGGAAGCTCCCGGCGACGGCGCTTGCCGTGCTCTGCGTGGCCTTCTTCGGCCGGCGCCGTGCAGCAAATTTAGGCTAG